From the Martelella mediterranea DSM 17316 genome, one window contains:
- a CDS encoding substrate-binding domain-containing protein produces the protein MKITRRLFNTMAASAMLSAAAMPALAADMPAPFDKPEDVTIALVRYLSTGDFFQSYLAGVEAQSKALGLNLRVLDSRQDAALQADMVDQAIALGVDGIIIQHGLTESMREAAQRAVDAGIDVVAFDVNVENDAIPQIEQSDHDLARLALEQAIEDNGDSFKAGYVYVPGIAPLDRRDEVWQEFKEKYPGIDEVATFGTLDNPIANSVANQARSVLSANPNITVMFAPYDEFAKGVKIAVDEAGMSDAIKIYSADVSTSDIAAMREPGSAWAATAATNPAVVGEVSVRALAMMLAGEDPGHNVIVPPTLITQQVLLDDDIKNMQELSEKLPAFAHADVATPDWMPLPDRQ, from the coding sequence ATGAAAATCACACGCAGACTGTTCAACACCATGGCGGCGAGCGCAATGCTTTCCGCCGCCGCGATGCCGGCGCTGGCGGCCGACATGCCGGCCCCCTTCGACAAGCCGGAGGACGTCACCATCGCGCTGGTGCGCTATCTTTCGACCGGCGACTTCTTCCAGTCCTATCTGGCTGGCGTCGAAGCCCAGTCGAAGGCGCTCGGCCTCAATCTTCGCGTGCTCGACAGCCGCCAGGATGCCGCCCTGCAGGCCGACATGGTGGATCAGGCGATCGCGCTCGGCGTTGATGGCATCATCATCCAGCACGGCCTGACGGAAAGCATGCGCGAAGCCGCACAGCGCGCCGTCGATGCCGGCATTGATGTGGTTGCCTTCGACGTAAACGTCGAAAACGACGCCATTCCGCAGATCGAACAGTCGGACCATGATCTCGCCCGTCTGGCGCTGGAACAGGCGATCGAGGACAATGGCGACAGCTTCAAGGCCGGCTATGTCTACGTCCCCGGCATCGCGCCGCTCGACCGCCGCGACGAGGTCTGGCAGGAGTTCAAGGAGAAGTATCCGGGCATCGATGAAGTGGCCACTTTCGGCACGCTCGACAATCCGATCGCCAACTCGGTTGCCAACCAGGCGCGCTCGGTTCTCTCGGCAAACCCGAACATCACCGTCATGTTCGCGCCCTATGACGAGTTCGCCAAGGGCGTGAAGATCGCCGTCGACGAAGCCGGCATGTCGGATGCGATCAAGATATATTCGGCTGACGTCTCGACATCCGATATCGCCGCCATGCGCGAACCCGGCAGCGCCTGGGCCGCCACCGCGGCCACCAATCCGGCTGTCGTCGGCGAAGTGTCCGTCCGCGCGCTGGCAATGATGCTCGCCGGCGAAGACCCCGGCCACAACGTTATCGTGCCGCCGACGCTGATCACCCAGCAGGTGCTTCTTGATGACGACATCAAGAACATGCAGGAGCTCAGCGAAAAGCTGCCTGCCTTCGCCCACGCCGATGTCGCCACGCCCGACTGGATGCCCCTGCCCGACCGGCAGTAG
- a CDS encoding ABC transporter permease, producing the protein MTNKENALAQKLTAANPAEKPGGRQSGNVRALAIRYGFLTLLLALVLVFSIAAPGFGSPQSAVFILQSVSITGILALGVTATLVVGGFDLSIGSVATTALMASSYVMVVMGGNAFEAVAVCLVIGGLIGLINGVLIVYGRVPDLLATLGMMFLLLGLQRIPTEGRSIATGMTLPDGSQAEGAFSAAFLALGRHRFDFILPNLVPVSVVVLIVLAIAIWLFLEFTRFGRMMYAVGSNERAAALAGAPVNGYKILAYVISAEFASIGGILLAARLGRGDIASGNNLLLDAVAAALIGFAVLGAAKPNAFGTAIGALFVGILLQGLTMMNAPYYTQDFVKGAVLVIALVFTFALSTRHKH; encoded by the coding sequence ATGACCAACAAAGAAAACGCCCTCGCCCAGAAGCTCACCGCCGCGAATCCGGCCGAAAAGCCTGGCGGCCGCCAGTCGGGCAATGTCCGCGCGCTGGCAATCCGCTATGGCTTTCTGACGCTGCTGTTGGCGCTGGTTCTGGTGTTTTCGATCGCCGCTCCGGGTTTTGGCTCGCCGCAGAGCGCGGTCTTCATCCTGCAATCGGTGTCGATCACCGGCATTCTGGCGCTCGGCGTCACGGCGACGCTGGTGGTCGGCGGCTTCGACCTTTCGATCGGCTCGGTGGCGACCACGGCGCTGATGGCCTCTTCATACGTCATGGTGGTCATGGGCGGCAATGCGTTCGAAGCCGTTGCCGTCTGCCTCGTCATTGGCGGGTTGATAGGCCTGATCAACGGCGTTCTGATCGTCTACGGTCGCGTTCCCGATCTCCTGGCGACGCTCGGCATGATGTTCCTGCTTCTCGGCCTCCAGCGCATTCCGACCGAAGGCCGGTCGATTGCGACCGGCATGACGCTGCCGGATGGCTCGCAGGCCGAGGGCGCGTTCAGCGCCGCCTTTCTGGCGCTCGGCCGCCACCGCTTCGATTTCATCCTGCCCAATCTCGTACCGGTATCGGTTGTGGTGCTGATCGTTCTGGCGATCGCGATCTGGTTGTTTCTGGAATTCACCCGGTTCGGCCGGATGATGTATGCCGTCGGCTCCAATGAGCGCGCCGCAGCGCTCGCCGGCGCGCCGGTCAACGGCTACAAGATCCTCGCCTATGTGATTTCGGCCGAGTTCGCCTCGATCGGCGGCATTCTTCTGGCCGCCCGTCTCGGCCGCGGCGATATCGCCTCCGGCAACAATCTTCTGCTGGATGCGGTGGCCGCGGCGCTGATCGGCTTTGCCGTGCTCGGCGCTGCCAAGCCCAATGCCTTCGGCACGGCCATCGGCGCGCTGTTTGTCGGCATTCTGCTTCAGGGGCTGACGATGATGAACGCGCCCTATTACACCCAGGACTTCGTCAAGGGCGCGGTGCTGGTGATCGCGCTGGTGTTCACCTTCGCGCTGTCGACCCGGCACAAGCATTGA
- a CDS encoding sugar ABC transporter ATP-binding protein — MIFMTAVFRIDGLRKAFGPIQVLDGVDLRLRSGEVTVLMGANGAGKSTLVRTVTGLYRPDSGTITLAGKPFTPATPAEAIRAGVVTVHQNINDGVAADLDVATNLVLDRLTGRGASVFFNPYKIRKQARVVAEAMGLSLDLSAQVSDLSLADRQMVAIARAMAHKPRVLILDEPTSSLSSAEADRLFALLDRLRADGVAILYISHRMSDIRRLADTIVTLRDGRISGVFEGPELDYKGAVDAMLGRAIGHGHVDVRDGGAEVFSAKDLRIAPGKKPFSLSLREGEIVAVTGLVGVGKTALAETLFGARRPHGGQMRLEGKSYAPKNTGAAIANGVFLVAKDRAVSGIVPDFNIYENISLPFLRRLSSFGIMSRSREKAQARDQITGLNVVCRTERDAMQTLSGGNQQKVMVGRWLSHDARLLILDEPFQGVDIAARRDIASTLRQSAGGRATLVFLTELDEAFEIADRILVMSEHTIVGEHRNLDVDLDTLLAQIAGRLEMVSQ; from the coding sequence ATGATTTTCATGACCGCAGTGTTCCGCATAGACGGGCTGCGCAAGGCGTTCGGGCCGATCCAGGTGCTGGATGGCGTCGATCTGCGCTTGCGCTCCGGAGAAGTGACCGTGCTGATGGGAGCGAACGGCGCTGGTAAATCCACGCTGGTGCGCACCGTCACCGGGCTCTATCGCCCCGACAGTGGCACGATCACGCTTGCCGGCAAGCCTTTCACCCCCGCTACCCCGGCGGAAGCCATCCGCGCCGGCGTCGTCACCGTGCATCAGAACATCAATGACGGCGTTGCCGCCGATCTCGATGTCGCGACCAATCTTGTGCTCGACCGGCTGACCGGGCGCGGCGCTTCGGTGTTCTTCAATCCTTACAAAATCCGCAAACAGGCCCGCGTCGTCGCCGAAGCCATGGGGCTCTCGCTCGACCTGTCGGCCCAGGTATCCGACCTGTCGCTGGCCGACCGCCAGATGGTGGCGATTGCCCGCGCCATGGCCCACAAGCCGCGCGTTCTCATTCTCGACGAGCCGACCTCGTCGCTTTCGAGCGCGGAGGCGGACCGGCTGTTCGCTCTACTTGACCGCTTGCGCGCCGATGGCGTTGCGATCCTCTATATTTCGCATCGCATGTCGGATATCCGCCGGCTGGCCGATACCATCGTTACGCTGCGCGATGGCCGTATCTCCGGCGTGTTCGAAGGTCCGGAACTCGATTACAAGGGCGCTGTCGACGCCATGCTCGGCCGCGCCATCGGCCATGGCCATGTCGATGTCCGTGATGGCGGGGCCGAGGTTTTCTCGGCAAAGGATCTCCGGATCGCGCCCGGCAAGAAGCCTTTCTCGCTGTCGCTGCGGGAGGGTGAAATCGTCGCGGTCACCGGCCTTGTCGGCGTCGGCAAGACCGCGCTTGCGGAAACGCTGTTCGGCGCGCGCCGGCCCCATGGCGGGCAGATGAGGCTGGAGGGCAAGAGCTACGCGCCGAAAAACACGGGCGCGGCCATCGCAAACGGGGTGTTCCTGGTGGCCAAGGATCGCGCGGTCAGCGGGATCGTGCCCGATTTCAACATCTACGAAAACATCAGCCTGCCGTTTCTGCGGCGCCTGTCCTCCTTCGGGATCATGAGCCGGTCGCGGGAAAAGGCGCAGGCGCGCGATCAGATCACCGGGCTCAATGTCGTCTGCCGCACGGAACGCGATGCCATGCAGACGCTGTCCGGCGGCAACCAGCAAAAGGTGATGGTCGGACGCTGGCTGAGCCATGACGCGCGGCTGCTGATCCTCGATGAACCGTTCCAGGGCGTCGATATTGCCGCCCGCCGCGATATCGCATCGACGCTCAGGCAATCGGCGGGCGGGCGTGCCACGCTGGTGTTCCTGACCGAACTCGACGAGGCGTTCGAGATTGCCGACCGCATTCTGGTGATGTCCGAGCACACGATTGTCGGCGAGCACCGGAATCTCGATGTCGACCTTGATACACTTCTCGCCCAGATCGCCGGGCGTCTGGAAATGGTGAGCCAATGA
- the mtnK gene encoding S-methyl-5-thioribose kinase: MALEQAFAALEPETLPSRLGTLEILTEKLGPPSGWKVREVGDGNLNLVFIVEGGGKSMIVKQALPYVRLVGEGWPLPLTRSFFEYNALIRQADRAPGSVPEVFYFDERQAIIVQEFLSPHIILRRALIEGQVLPRLAEDLGLFMARTLFRGSDLSLEAAARKKDMALFAGNDALCDITEALVFTDPYYDAEMNSHTTPELDGIVARLRADRDLKVTAQEMKQAFVTRAETMLHGDLHTGSIMVTEDETRVIDPEFAYYGPMAFDVGMLLANYWMSFFSQRGHEQNGARGNVRRHLLNTITGTWTAFRDEFSRLWREERTGILFQRALYEDQGDTLGAEQALERFLHALFEDMLGFAGLEIHRRILGLAHNADFETIADRAQKARCETAALEFGRHIAVNRRHISSLDALERLASRLEEESAP; this comes from the coding sequence ATGGCGCTGGAACAGGCCTTTGCGGCCCTTGAGCCTGAAACCCTGCCGTCACGGCTGGGAACGCTCGAAATCCTGACGGAAAAGCTGGGTCCGCCTTCGGGCTGGAAGGTTCGGGAGGTCGGCGACGGCAATCTGAACCTCGTCTTCATCGTCGAGGGCGGCGGCAAAAGCATGATCGTCAAGCAGGCGCTGCCCTATGTGCGGCTTGTGGGCGAAGGCTGGCCGCTGCCGCTGACCCGATCGTTCTTCGAATACAACGCCCTCATCCGCCAGGCCGACCGCGCGCCGGGAAGCGTGCCGGAAGTCTTCTATTTCGATGAGCGTCAGGCGATCATCGTTCAGGAATTCCTGAGCCCGCATATCATCCTGAGACGAGCGCTGATCGAAGGGCAGGTACTGCCACGGCTTGCCGAAGATCTCGGCCTGTTCATGGCGCGCACGCTTTTCCGCGGCTCCGACCTTTCGTTGGAGGCGGCGGCGCGCAAGAAGGACATGGCGCTGTTTGCCGGCAATGACGCGCTGTGCGACATCACCGAGGCACTGGTCTTCACCGACCCCTATTACGATGCCGAGATGAACAGCCATACGACGCCCGAACTCGACGGCATCGTGGCAAGGCTCAGGGCCGACCGCGACCTGAAGGTGACGGCGCAGGAAATGAAGCAGGCCTTCGTCACCCGCGCCGAGACCATGCTGCATGGCGACCTCCATACCGGCTCGATCATGGTCACCGAGGACGAGACGCGGGTGATCGACCCCGAATTCGCCTATTACGGCCCGATGGCCTTCGATGTCGGCATGCTGCTCGCCAACTACTGGATGAGCTTCTTCTCGCAGCGCGGCCATGAACAGAACGGCGCGCGTGGGAATGTGCGCCGCCACCTGCTGAATACAATCACGGGCACATGGACCGCTTTCCGCGACGAGTTTTCGCGGCTGTGGCGCGAGGAGCGCACCGGCATTCTGTTCCAGCGCGCGCTTTATGAGGATCAGGGTGATACGCTCGGCGCGGAACAGGCGCTGGAACGGTTCCTGCATGCGCTGTTCGAGGACATGCTGGGCTTTGCCGGGCTGGAAATCCATCGCCGTATTCTGGGCCTCGCCCATAATGCCGATTTCGAGACCATTGCGGATAGGGCTCAAAAGGCGCGTTGCGAAACCGCCGCGCTGGAATTCGGCCGCCATATCGCCGTCAACCGCCGCCATATCAGCAGCCTTGACGCACTGGAAAGACTGGCCAGCCGGCTGGAAGAGGAGAGCGCCCCATGA